A window of Rubricoccus marinus contains these coding sequences:
- the tatC gene encoding twin-arginine translocase subunit TatC — translation MAERPASDSASGALTQEANSSDGANTPLAPVIGLPTGTARKDPSTMTAEMPFLDHLEELRWRIFKSLGAVLVCVLGCLFFADWILDAILLAPTRASFFMYEVLRLDSVNVELQNRTITGQFFAYFGTVLAVGLILGSPVVLYQVWKFVEPALYPKERHGMRFSAAFATFFFVLGASFGYLIITPVALQFFAQFNVSESITNEFDISRYFSMVITWTFGAGALFELPVVVTFLAKAGLVTAAVLKTGRKYAFVVILVLGALFTPPDPFSQILLAIPLLGLYELAILLAGGVERQRLKAERAEAAAEAKRQAAG, via the coding sequence ATGGCCGAACGGCCCGCTTCCGATTCCGCCTCTGGCGCCCTCACGCAAGAGGCCAACAGCAGCGACGGCGCCAACACGCCTCTGGCGCCGGTCATCGGCCTGCCCACCGGCACGGCGCGCAAGGACCCCTCGACGATGACGGCCGAGATGCCGTTCTTGGACCACCTGGAGGAGCTGCGCTGGCGCATCTTCAAGTCGCTCGGCGCTGTTCTGGTGTGCGTCCTCGGCTGTCTGTTCTTCGCGGACTGGATCCTGGACGCGATCTTGCTCGCGCCGACGCGGGCGAGCTTCTTCATGTACGAGGTCCTCCGGCTGGACTCCGTCAACGTGGAGCTGCAAAACCGGACCATCACGGGGCAGTTCTTCGCCTATTTCGGGACCGTCCTGGCCGTCGGGCTCATCCTCGGAAGCCCCGTCGTGCTCTACCAGGTGTGGAAGTTCGTGGAGCCGGCGCTGTACCCGAAGGAGCGCCACGGCATGCGCTTCTCGGCGGCCTTCGCGACGTTCTTCTTCGTGCTCGGCGCCTCGTTCGGCTACCTCATCATCACGCCGGTCGCGCTCCAGTTCTTCGCGCAGTTCAACGTCTCGGAGTCCATCACCAACGAGTTCGACATCTCGCGGTACTTCTCGATGGTCATCACGTGGACGTTCGGCGCCGGCGCGCTGTTCGAGCTTCCCGTCGTGGTGACGTTCCTCGCGAAGGCCGGGTTGGTGACCGCGGCCGTGCTCAAGACGGGGCGGAAGTACGCGTTCGTCGTCATCCTCGTGCTGGGAGCGCTCTTCACGCCGCCGGACCCGTTTAGCCAGATCCTCCTCGCGATCCCTCTGCTCGGGCTCTACGAACTCGCCATCCTCCTCGCGGGCGGCGTCGAGCGCCAGAGGTTGAAAGCGGAACGGGCGGAGGCTGCGGCCGAGGCAAAACGGCAGGCCGCCGGCTAG
- a CDS encoding S41 family peptidase, producing the protein MRRFPFLLAVLVLWPLAPAAQETDLFAVRKNFGLFAELYQTLAGEYVDPVDAERLMRTGISAMIESLDPYTFFYDEAVTSEGRLRESGDVGGAGLAVAQRGGALVVTGLEENGPAERQGVRVGDRIVRLAGRDASGLDDAAARDLLRGEPGSALELEAEREGEGGSLRFVLVRAEADQRDVSAATFVADGVGYIRLEQFLYESAAQVRAGIDSLRAGGELNALVLDLRGNPGGLLEQSVEIVGLFTPRETPVVSTRGRSSGTVRGYATRDEPLAPDLPLAVLIDGRSASASEIVAGALQDHDRAVIVGETSFGKGLVQVVRPMPYGTALKVTVSRYYTPSGRSIQSVDYRQGETASGVDEAARQTFTTARGRTVRSGGGVDPDEAVGLGEESDLEQALVRSAAFLRFANRYRAENATLPRGFAIDDRLLADFRRFAESDGLDYRTEAEREADVLAQAIQDAGYDASGEIAALRRAVEREKGRDFERHAPRLRARLRQEILSRYLDQANLAETLLEGDPVLDRALEVLADDARYRRILGG; encoded by the coding sequence GTGCGCCGCTTCCCGTTCCTTCTCGCCGTCCTCGTGCTCTGGCCTCTGGCGCCAGCGGCCCAGGAGACGGACCTCTTCGCCGTCCGCAAGAACTTCGGCCTCTTTGCCGAGCTGTACCAGACCCTCGCGGGCGAGTACGTGGACCCGGTGGACGCTGAGCGGCTGATGCGGACCGGGATCAGCGCGATGATCGAGTCGCTGGACCCGTACACGTTCTTTTACGACGAGGCGGTAACGAGCGAGGGCCGCTTGCGCGAGTCGGGCGACGTGGGCGGCGCCGGCTTGGCCGTGGCGCAGCGTGGCGGCGCGCTTGTCGTCACCGGGCTGGAGGAAAACGGCCCCGCCGAGCGGCAGGGCGTGCGCGTGGGGGACCGCATCGTGCGCCTCGCCGGGCGCGATGCCAGCGGCCTGGACGACGCCGCCGCGCGCGACCTCTTGCGCGGCGAGCCCGGCTCGGCGCTCGAACTGGAGGCCGAGCGCGAGGGGGAAGGCGGCTCGCTCCGCTTTGTGCTCGTCCGCGCCGAGGCCGACCAGCGCGACGTGAGCGCCGCCACCTTCGTCGCCGATGGCGTGGGCTACATCCGGCTGGAACAGTTCCTCTACGAGTCCGCCGCGCAGGTCCGCGCCGGGATCGACAGCCTTCGTGCGGGGGGTGAGTTGAACGCCCTCGTCCTCGACCTCCGCGGCAACCCCGGCGGGCTCTTGGAGCAGTCCGTCGAGATCGTGGGGCTGTTCACGCCGCGCGAGACTCCTGTAGTCAGCACGCGAGGGCGCTCGTCCGGGACCGTCCGCGGCTACGCCACGCGCGACGAGCCTCTGGCGCCGGACCTGCCGCTGGCGGTCCTTATCGACGGACGGAGCGCGAGCGCGAGCGAGATCGTGGCGGGCGCGCTGCAGGACCACGACCGCGCGGTGATCGTGGGCGAGACCAGCTTCGGCAAGGGGCTCGTCCAGGTCGTGCGGCCGATGCCCTACGGGACCGCGCTCAAAGTGACGGTCTCGCGGTACTACACGCCGTCCGGCCGCAGCATCCAGTCCGTGGACTACCGCCAGGGCGAGACGGCCTCTGGCGTGGACGAGGCCGCGCGCCAGACGTTCACCACCGCCAGGGGCCGCACGGTCCGCTCCGGCGGCGGCGTGGACCCGGACGAGGCGGTCGGGCTGGGAGAGGAAAGCGACCTCGAGCAGGCGCTCGTGCGCAGCGCGGCGTTTCTCCGCTTCGCCAACCGCTACCGCGCCGAGAACGCCACGCTCCCCCGCGGCTTCGCCATCGACGACCGGCTCCTCGCCGATTTCCGCCGCTTCGCTGAGAGTGACGGCTTGGACTACCGGACCGAGGCGGAGCGCGAAGCCGACGTGCTCGCGCAGGCCATTCAGGACGCCGGCTACGACGCCTCTGGCGAGATCGCCGCGCTTCGCCGCGCCGTGGAGCGCGAGAAGGGACGCGACTTCGAGCGCCACGCGCCGCGCCTCCGCGCGCGCCTCCGTCAGGAAATCCTCTCGCGCTACCTCGACCAAGCCAACCTGGCCGAAACGCTCCTCGAAGGCGACCCGGTCTTGGACCGCGCCCTCGAAGTCCTCGCTGATGACGCGCGCTACCGCCGCATCCTCGGCGGCTGA
- a CDS encoding orotate phosphoribosyltransferase: MPSDSSSLPESALARLGHTLYKSALVRREDETITDPRGQPIGWLLDTRTPMLDGEVFEEAGGVLAERLRARGITQVAGFGYGAFPLVCSVLTHGTPERPFKGGFIRERRKAYGRRRLVEGPLDRNRPIALMDDILNSGRSAARAVSLLRSDGFRVAGVVTLFNFTWSGGRARLEGDGLWVESLLELNLREGARATGVSGDTSGDHA; the protein is encoded by the coding sequence ATGCCCAGCGACTCCAGCTCGCTTCCCGAATCCGCTCTCGCTCGCCTGGGCCACACGCTGTACAAAAGCGCGCTGGTGCGCCGGGAAGACGAGACCATCACGGACCCCCGCGGCCAGCCCATCGGCTGGCTGCTGGACACCCGGACGCCGATGCTCGACGGCGAGGTGTTCGAAGAGGCCGGTGGTGTGCTGGCCGAACGGCTCCGCGCCAGAGGCATCACGCAAGTGGCTGGCTTCGGCTACGGCGCGTTCCCGCTCGTCTGCTCCGTCCTCACGCACGGCACGCCAGAGCGCCCGTTCAAGGGCGGCTTTATCCGCGAGAGGCGGAAGGCGTACGGCCGCCGCCGCTTGGTGGAAGGCCCGCTGGACCGGAACCGGCCCATCGCGCTGATGGACGACATCCTCAACAGCGGCCGCAGCGCGGCCCGCGCCGTTTCGCTCCTACGTTCCGACGGCTTCCGCGTGGCGGGCGTCGTCACGCTGTTCAACTTCACCTGGAGCGGTGGCCGCGCGCGTCTGGAAGGCGACGGCCTGTGGGTGGAATCCCTCCTCGAACTCAACCTCCGCGAAGGCGCCCGCGCGACCGGCGTCAGCGGCGACACCTCGGGCGACCACGCCTAA